The segment TGCTGTCGATCAGCTTCCTGTCGTATTCGGCCGTGGCCGGCGTGGTGGGCGGCGGCGGCATCGGCGACCTGGCCATCCGCTACGGCTACTACCGCTTCGAGACGGACATCATGGTCGCCACCGTGGCCATCCTGATCGTGCTGGTGCAAACCATCCAGTTCGCCGGCACGCGCATCGCCAAGCGCCTCGACAAACGTTAATTCATCTTCAGTATTTCAGTACAAGGAAAAGCATGAACCACATTCGCCGCACCCTGCTCGTCGCCGCCACCAGCCTGGCCTTCGCCACCGCCGCCCACGCCAAGGACCCGAAAGAACTCGTCATCGGCACCAGTTCCGGCCCGTATTCGGACCAGCTGAAGCTGGGCATCAAGCCCATCCTGGAAAAACAGGGCTACAAGGTCAAGATCGTGGAATTCAACGACTACGTGCAGCCGAACTACGCGCTGGCCGAAGGCTCGCTGGACGCCAACGTGTTCCAGCACATCGTCTATCTGACCAAGTTCGCCACCGATAACAAGCTGCCATTGAGCCCCCTGATCACCGTGCCGACCATGCCGATCGGCCTGTACGGCGGCAAGCAAAAATCCTTGGCTGACGTCAAGAACGGCGCCACCATCACCATGCCGAACGACCCGACCAACCAGGCGCGCGCGCTGGTGATGCTGGCCAAGATGGGCTGGATCAAACTGAAACCGAACGTCGACCCGCTGCGCGCGTCCGAGCGCGACGTGCTGGAAAACCCGAAGAAGCTGAAGCTGGTGCCGCTGGAAGCGGCGCAGCTGCCACGTTCGCTGGCGGACGCCGACTACGCTTTCGTCAACGGCAACTTCGCCCTGGCCGCCGGCATGAAGCTGACCTCGGCCCTCGCCGTGGAAAAGATCTCGGACAGCTACATCAACCTGGTCGCCATCCGCACGGCCGACAAGGCCAAGCCATGGGTCAAGGACCTGGAAGCGGCCTACCGCTCGCGCGCCTTCCTCGACGCGACGAACAAATACCTGGCCGGCTACGAAAAGACGGACTACCA is part of the Janthinobacterium sp. 67 genome and harbors:
- a CDS encoding MetQ/NlpA family ABC transporter substrate-binding protein — protein: MNHIRRTLLVAATSLAFATAAHAKDPKELVIGTSSGPYSDQLKLGIKPILEKQGYKVKIVEFNDYVQPNYALAEGSLDANVFQHIVYLTKFATDNKLPLSPLITVPTMPIGLYGGKQKSLADVKNGATITMPNDPTNQARALVMLAKMGWIKLKPNVDPLRASERDVLENPKKLKLVPLEAAQLPRSLADADYAFVNGNFALAAGMKLTSALAVEKISDSYINLVAIRTADKAKPWVKDLEAAYRSRAFLDATNKYLAGYEKTDYQLALEKTLKK